From the genome of Kineococcus endophyticus, one region includes:
- a CDS encoding sigma factor-like helix-turn-helix DNA-binding protein: MTAREAAAKFGVHPTTIRRLVAEPREDFLARAKARRDLAVELRAQGLKHREIAAKMDVPIGTVGRLLHEAKRAAEAQEVVERPQAS; this comes from the coding sequence ATGACCGCTCGCGAGGCCGCCGCGAAGTTCGGCGTGCATCCGACCACCATCCGACGCCTTGTCGCTGAGCCGCGCGAGGACTTCCTCGCCCGTGCCAAGGCCCGCCGGGACCTCGCGGTCGAGCTGCGCGCGCAGGGTCTGAAACACCGCGAGATTGCCGCGAAGATGGACGTCCCGATCGGGACCGTCGGCCGACTCCTGCACGAAGCAAAGCGCGCCGCAGAGGCCCAGGAAGTCGTTGAACGCCCGCAGGCGTCCTAG